A window of Primulina tabacum isolate GXHZ01 chromosome 4, ASM2559414v2, whole genome shotgun sequence contains these coding sequences:
- the LOC142543311 gene encoding LOW QUALITY PROTEIN: ATP-citrate synthase beta chain protein 2-like (The sequence of the model RefSeq protein was modified relative to this genomic sequence to represent the inferred CDS: inserted 1 base in 1 codon; deleted 1 base in 1 codon), translating to MATGQLFSKTTQALFYNFKQLPIQRMLDFDFLCGRETPSVAGIINPGSEGFQKLFFGQEEIAIPVHSAIEAACAAHPTADVFINFASFRSAAASSMAALKQPTIXVVAIIAEGVPESDTKQLIAYAKANNKVVIGPATVGGIQAGAFKIGDTAGTIDNIIQCKLYRPGSVGFVSKSGGMSNELYNTIARVTDGIYEGIAIGGDVFPGSTLSDHVLRFNNIPQVKMMVVLGELGGRDEYSLVEALKQGKINKPVVAWVSGTCARLFKSEVQFGHAGAKSGGEMESAQAKNEALREAGAVVPTSYEAFESTIKEAFEKLVEEGKTASVKEVIPPQIPEDLNVAIKSGKVRAPTHIISTISDDRGEEPTYAGVAMSSIVEQGLGVGDVLSLLWFKRSLPRYCTRFIEICVMLCADHGPCVSGAHNTIVTARAGKDLVSSLVSGLLTIGPRFGGAIDDAARYFKDAYEKGLTPYEFVESMKKKGIRVPGIGHRIKRGDNRDKRVELLQQYARSNFPSVKYMEYAVEVETYTLSKANNLVLNVDGAIGSLFLDLLAGSGMFTKQEIDEIVEIGYLNGLFVLARSIGLIGHTFDQKRLKQPLYRHPWEDVLYTK from the exons ATGGCAACCGGACAACTtttctcgaaaacaacacaagctCTATTTTACAACTTCAAGCAACTGCCAATTCAGCGGatgcttgattttgattttctttgtg GCAGAGAAACACCTTCTGTTGCTGGAATTATAAATCCTGGTTCTGAGGGTTTTCAGAAACTATTTTTTGGTCAAGAGGAAATTGCAATTCCAGTACACTCAGC TATTGAAGCCGCTTGTGCCGCACATCCCACTGCTGATGTATTTATTAACTTTGCATCATTCAGAAG TGCTGCTGCTTCATCTATGGCTGCTCTCAAACAGCCAACCA GAGTTGTTGCCATAATAGCTGAAGGTGTCCCTGAGTCAGACACCAAACAGTTGATTGCTTATGCTAAAGCAAACAATAAG GTTGTCATTGGCCCAGCTACAGTTGGAGGTATTCAAGCTGGAGCTTTCAAGATTGGTGATACTGCTGGAACAATTGATAATATAATTCAGTGCAAACTGTACAGGCCTGGATCTGTTGGTTTTGTCTCAAAATCT GGTGGTATGTCCAACGAGTTATACAACACAATTGCTCGTGTCACAGACGGAATTTATGAAG GAATTGCTATTGGAGGGGATGTGTTTCCTGGATCGACACTTTCTGATCATGTACTGCGGTTTAACAACATCCCTCAG GTTAAAATGATGGTCGTTCTTGGGGAACTTGGTGGACGTGATGAATATTCCTTAGTTGAGGCACTTAAACAGGGGAAAATCAACAAGCCCGTGGTTGCATGGGTTAGTGGAACTTGTGCGAGG CTCTTCAAGTCGGAAGTACAATTTGGTCATGCT GGGGCCAAGAGTGGTGGTGAGATGGAGTCTGCTCAGGCAAAGAATGAAGCACTCAGAGAAGCTGGGGCTGTTGTTCCCACTTCTTATGAAGCATTTGAAAGCACAATCAAAGAAGCGTTTGAAAAATTG GTTGAAGAGGGTAAAACAGCTTCAGTAAAGGAGGTGATACCGCCTCAAATACCCGAGGACCTTAATGTAGCCATCAAGAGCGGTAAAGTTCGGGCTCCGACGCACATCATCTCCACAATCTCTGATGATAGGG GTGAAGAACCAACCTATGCTGGTGTTGCAATGTCCTCCATTGTTGAACAGGGATTAGGTGTGGGCGACGTCCTTTCTTTATTGTGGTTCAAACGAAGTCTTCCTCGCTATTGCACACGTTTtattgag ATTTGTGTTATGTTGTGTGCTGATCATGGTCCCTGTGTCTCTGGTGCTCACAACACCATAGTAACGGCTAGGGCTGGAAAAGACCTGGTTTCTAGTCTTGTTTCAG GCTTGTTGACTATTGGTCCCCGATTTGGTGGGGCAATTGATGATGCTGCACGATACTTCAAGGATGCATATGAAAAG GGTCTGACGCCATATGAATTTGTCGAGAGCATGAAAAAGAAAGGCATTCGTGTTCCTGGTATCGGGCACAG AATCAAGAGAGGCGACAACAGAGATAAGAGGGTGGAGTTGTTGCAACAGTATGCACGCTCTAATTTTCCGTCTGTGAAATATATGGAATACGCTGTTGAAGTTGAAACATACACCCTCTCAAAGGCCAACAACCTAGTACTCAATGTTGATGGTGCCATTGGGTCTCTATTCTTGGATCTCCTAGCCGGAAGTGGCATGTTCACTAAGCAAGAAATCGACGAGATTGTTGAGATCGGTTATCTCAATGGTCTCTTTGTGCTGGCTCGCTCTATTGGTCTCATTGG GCATACATTCGACCAGAAGAGACTGAAGCAGCCGCTGTACCGCCATCCATGGGAAGATGTACTCTACACCAAGTGA